A part of Desulfovibrio legallii genomic DNA contains:
- a CDS encoding UDP-N-acetylmuramoyl-tripeptide--D-alanyl-D-alanine ligase, producing the protein MRLSYAEIAAYLGLPGGSDDRLLTAAVTDSREASPGALFVCVPGSRVDGHDFAAAAVARGAAAVLAQRPLPSVGAPVLLVPDTVAALGRIAALWRSRTTARVVGVTGTAGKTTLKEVLAQVLAVRGRTARNALNHNNQIGMPRAMLAADGQEDFWVMEAGISHAGDMDALGAVLRPDLGVILNAGAGHTEGLGEKGVAWHKARLLRYLASGGLGLVCADYPDLAREAGAYAAQVRWFSAAGRSADYAAAYLGPAALTDVPCGTAQADRAGELGLFRIRLEGATAAVAAPFRGAYGAENVAAVAAAAHLLGLSLEEIALGLGRAVLPAQRLARLRLGGWQVLDDTYNANPLSMRRMLEATAGQAAGVPLVAVLGEMLELGAQAAPCHEELGRQLAALGPAAVFWKGGQAEAVRAGLVRGGYAGPWLPVTDAADFVAAWERTTAGLPAGVALFKGSRGNRLEVLLAALQERLGRSEAARAQCGA; encoded by the coding sequence TTGCGCCTGAGTTATGCGGAAATAGCGGCCTACCTGGGCCTGCCCGGCGGCAGCGATGATCGCCTGCTGACCGCTGCCGTGACGGACAGCCGCGAGGCCTCGCCCGGCGCGCTTTTTGTCTGCGTGCCCGGCAGCCGGGTAGACGGGCACGATTTCGCCGCCGCTGCCGTGGCGCGGGGCGCAGCCGCAGTGCTGGCCCAGCGCCCCTTGCCCTCTGTGGGCGCGCCCGTGCTGCTGGTGCCGGACACGGTGGCGGCCCTGGGGCGCATCGCCGCCCTCTGGCGCTCCCGAACCACGGCCAGAGTGGTGGGCGTTACAGGCACGGCGGGCAAAACCACCCTCAAGGAAGTGCTGGCCCAGGTGCTGGCCGTGCGCGGCCGGACGGCCCGCAACGCCCTGAACCACAATAATCAGATCGGCATGCCCCGCGCCATGCTGGCCGCGGACGGCCAGGAAGATTTTTGGGTTATGGAGGCCGGCATCAGCCACGCGGGCGACATGGACGCCCTGGGCGCCGTGCTGCGGCCGGATCTGGGGGTAATCCTCAATGCGGGCGCAGGGCATACGGAGGGCCTGGGCGAGAAGGGCGTGGCCTGGCACAAGGCGCGTCTTTTGCGCTACCTGGCCTCCGGCGGCCTGGGGCTGGTTTGCGCCGACTATCCCGATCTGGCGCGCGAGGCGGGCGCATACGCCGCGCAGGTGCGCTGGTTCAGCGCCGCAGGGCGGAGCGCGGACTACGCTGCGGCCTATCTGGGCCCGGCCGCGCTTACGGACGTGCCTTGCGGCACGGCGCAAGCGGACAGGGCCGGGGAACTGGGGCTTTTCCGGATCCGCCTGGAGGGGGCCACGGCCGCCGTGGCCGCGCCTTTCCGGGGCGCTTACGGCGCGGAAAATGTGGCTGCCGTGGCCGCGGCGGCGCATCTGCTGGGCCTGAGCCTGGAGGAAATTGCCCTGGGCCTGGGACGGGCCGTACTGCCGGCGCAGCGCCTGGCGCGGCTGCGGCTGGGCGGCTGGCAGGTGCTGGACGATACCTATAATGCCAACCCCCTCTCCATGCGGCGGATGCTGGAAGCGACCGCCGGGCAGGCCGCGGGCGTGCCTCTGGTGGCGGTGCTGGGCGAGATGCTGGAGCTGGGCGCGCAGGCTGCGCCTTGCCATGAGGAACTGGGACGGCAGCTGGCTGCGCTGGGGCCGGCCGCCGTGTTCTGGAAGGGCGGGCAGGCAGAGGCCGTGCGCGCGGGCCTGGTCCGGGGCGGCTATGCCGGGCCCTGGCTGCCCGTGACCGACGCGGCGGATTTTGTGGCGGCCTGGGAAAGGACCACGGCGGGCCTGCCTGCCGGGGTGGCGTTGTTCAAAGGTTCACGCGGCAA